The region AATTTGGAGGAGCAGTTAGTTTTGTTGATCCAATAAAAAAAGAATTAACAACAGAAGATGGAATTATAAAAGCTGATGTATTAAATTATATTCCATCACAAAAAGCTGGAAAACTAGCCTTTGATTCAGGTCTAACTGAAGGTGATTGGTGTCCTGTAAACAAAAAAACATTTGAATCAAAGTTAGTAAAAGATGTACATATAATTGGTGATGCTGCAATAGCAACTAGTATGCCAAAATCTGGCTTTTCAGCAAATTCACAAGCTAAAATTGCAGTACTTCAAATAAGTAGAATGTTAAAAAATAAACCTGTTGTAAATCCTCCTAAACTTGCAAATACTTGTTATAGTTTAGTTGCTCCAAATTATGGTATTTCTGTTGCTGCAGTTTATGAAGCAAAAGAAGATATAATTGAAAAAGTAGCTGGTTCAGGAGGACTAAGTCCAATGAATGCAGATGAAGGAGTTAGAGCCACAGAAGCAGAATATGCTGTAGGTTGGTATAAAAATCAAACTGCTGACATCTTTCAATAATTTAAAAAGATAGGATACATTTGTATCCTATCTAACTACATTTAGAAAATATATAAATAAATTTGATACAATCTAAAAAACAAAATGGATACTCATGGCACAAAAAGATAAAATAAAATGGGATAACAAATATAAAGAGTTACCAAAACTATTAGAAAAAAGAGACCCTTGTGAGAAGCTTGTAAAATTTATTGATAAAGTATCAAAAGAAAAAGCTTTAGATGTAGCTTGTGGTTCTGGAAGAAATTCAATATATATGGCAAATAATGGTTTTCAAGTTGATGCTTTAGATATTTCAAGTGTTGCTCTAGAAAACTTAAATAAACTTAATAACAAAAATATCAATACTTTGTTGGTTGATTTAGATGAATATAATTTTCAAGAAAATACTTATAACTTAATTATTAAAACAAATTTTTTAGATAGAGATATCATTCAAAAATTAAAAAAGAGTTTGAAAAAAAATGGGATTATAGTTATAGAAACATATATGGAGGATGAAGAAAATGAAAAAAAACATTCTAATCCTGATTATTTATTAAAAAAAGACGAATTAAAAAGTTTTTTTACAGATGGTTTTGAAATTTTGGATTATGATGAGTTTTTTAATGAAACTTATGAACTATATAGAATGAAGAAACAATCAATTGTAGTAAAAAAATTGAGCCTGTAAAGTAAACTGTGTAAATCACCAGTAAACTTTAAATCACTTAGTATATTTTTCCATAATCTCACTGAAGAATATACTAAGTTGAGGATAAATTTCACTCCAATTTCTAAGTTTAGTTCTAGTCCACTTTTCTTGAACCTCCTGTGTTGCTAAATATAATAGTTTAAATGCTGAATCAACTGTTGGAAAGGAGCCTTTAGATTTGATCTTTCTTTTAATATTTGAATTTAGTGATTCTATTGGGTTTGTTGTATAAATTAAAGTTTGAATAGCTTTTGGATATTTAAAAAATGTAGCAAGTTCTGTCCAATTATTTGTCCAAGATTGGGAAATGTGAGGATATTTTTTACCCCAAATATCATTAAATGAAGTCAAAGCTAATTGAGCATCTTCTTCTGTAGAAGCTTGATAAACTGTCTTTAAGTCTTTTGCTACAGCTTTTCTATCTTTCCAAGATACATATCTTAGTGAACTTCTAATCTGATGAACTATACACCTTTGAATCTCAGCTTTGGGATAAACTGCTTCAATGGCTTGGTTAAATCCATTTAAACCATCAATAGCAAATATAAGAACATCATCTACACCTCTGTTTTTAAGTTCGTTTAAAAGTGTTAGCCAATATTTACTAGATTCATTCTCTCCAATCCAAATACCTATAATCTCTTTCTTACCATCTAGTGTGATTCCAAGCATGATATAAGCAGCTATATTTTTAACAACTCTATCTACTCTTATTTTTAGAACTGTTGCATCCATAAAGATAATTGGGTAAATTGATTCTAATGGTCTGTTTTGCCACTCTTTAGCTTTTTCGATAATTGCACTTGTAATATTTGATATTGTTTGTTCTGATAGTTCATATCCATATAAATCATCTAAATGATGTTGTATATCCCTTACACTCATTCCTTTGGTATAAAGTGATAATATTAAATCTTCACTTCCTTTTAAAAGTCTCTCTCTTTTTTGTACTAGTTTTGGTTCAAATGTTCCATCTCTGTCTCTTGGCATGGATACATCAATCTCTCCATACTTTGACTTTAATGTTTTTTTATTATGTACATTTCTATAGTTTGGATTATCTGATTCTTTATGCTTTTCATAGCCAAGATGTGAAGTAAGTTCTTCTTGCGTTGCTGTTTGTAAAGCTTCTTTTAGTAATCCTTTAAATTCATCTAAAATACCATCTAATGATACTTCTTTACCTTCTTTTATTTGTCTTCTTAATTCTTCTTTGTTTAGTATTCCCATAATGTAAATCCTTTAAATAAATCTACTAGATAAATTCTATCTAATAAATTTATATTTTTGGATTTACACAGTTATTTTTACACTACCAAAAAATTAGGTTAATATAAATCTATATTAACCTAAATATTTTTAAAAACTTTCCCACTCATCATCGTCATTATTAATGGGTTTAATCTCTTTATTTGTGTTTTCTTTTGGTGTTTCTTTTTTTGGTGATGGATTATTATGTACTTCCGTTTTTTTGATTACTTTTGTTTGTATCTCTTTTTTATTTGAAACTCTTTTTGTCTCTTGGATATCATTTTTTCCTACAAACTCTTTTTGATTTGCTTCTTCAATGATTTTATCTGCAATTGTTGATGTATCATTTGCAATATCTTGTGTTTCACTTGCAATTCCTGCATTTTCTTGTGTTTGTTGGTCTAATGAGTTAATTGCATCATTTATTTGTTTGATTCCTGTTAATTGTTCTTTACTAGCAATCTCTACACTTGAAATCAATTCTAAAGTTTTTGAAACATTTGTATTTAAACTCTCATAACCACTTATCATAGAATCTGCAATAGTTTTACCATTATTAGCTTTTTGAGTTGCTTCAGTAACAATATCTTTAATCTCTTTAGCAGCTTCAGCTGATCTTGCTGCAAGATTTCTTACTTCTTGTGCAACAACAGCAAATCCTTTACCAGCTTCACCAGCAGTTGCTGCTTCTACAGCTGCATTTAGTGAAAGTATATTTGTTTGGAATGCTATTTGATCAATTACAGTAATTGCTTCGTTTATTGCAGTTACTTCATTGTTAATCTCATCCATAGCTTTTGTAGTTTCAGTTGCTAAGTTTCCACCTTGTGTTGCTGCATTATTCAATTCATTTGCATAACCTGCCATTTGAATAATCATCTCAGTATTACCTGTTACATTACTTGTAACCTCTTCTAGAGCTGCTGCTGTTTCTTCTAAAGCTGCTGCTGCTTTATTTGAG is a window of Halarcobacter sp. DNA encoding:
- a CDS encoding methyltransferase domain-containing protein gives rise to the protein MAQKDKIKWDNKYKELPKLLEKRDPCEKLVKFIDKVSKEKALDVACGSGRNSIYMANNGFQVDALDISSVALENLNKLNNKNINTLLVDLDEYNFQENTYNLIIKTNFLDRDIIQKLKKSLKKNGIIVIETYMEDEENEKKHSNPDYLLKKDELKSFFTDGFEILDYDEFFNETYELYRMKKQSIVVKKLSL
- a CDS encoding IS256 family transposase, producing the protein MGILNKEELRRQIKEGKEVSLDGILDEFKGLLKEALQTATQEELTSHLGYEKHKESDNPNYRNVHNKKTLKSKYGEIDVSMPRDRDGTFEPKLVQKRERLLKGSEDLILSLYTKGMSVRDIQHHLDDLYGYELSEQTISNITSAIIEKAKEWQNRPLESIYPIIFMDATVLKIRVDRVVKNIAAYIMLGITLDGKKEIIGIWIGENESSKYWLTLLNELKNRGVDDVLIFAIDGLNGFNQAIEAVYPKAEIQRCIVHQIRSSLRYVSWKDRKAVAKDLKTVYQASTEEDAQLALTSFNDIWGKKYPHISQSWTNNWTELATFFKYPKAIQTLIYTTNPIESLNSNIKRKIKSKGSFPTVDSAFKLLYLATQEVQEKWTRTKLRNWSEIYPQLSIFFSEIMEKYTK